Proteins encoded together in one Quercus lobata isolate SW786 chromosome 3, ValleyOak3.0 Primary Assembly, whole genome shotgun sequence window:
- the LOC115980679 gene encoding flavonol 3-sulfotransferase-like — translation MSAKEEVSAMKDLPLEDAFEFFCEGLTPSGPYRDHLLGYWRASLESLENILFLKYEDLKNETEHWVKKIAQFMGPPFSLEEEDKGVVQKIIHLYSFENMSSLEVNKNGMVKLEFGLTKDGVNMYEFKNNSFFKNGKVGDWSNHLTSEMARRLNQITKQMLTSSGLTLNITPSGRAENLHHFHGFHQNGCHSRNEALALAIDRVPDSEIDEATAAGAGEFGLSKSSSA, via the exons ATGAGTGCTAAGGAGGAAGTCTCGGCCATGAAAGATCTTCCTTTGGAGGATGCATTTGAGTTCTTTTGTGAAGGATTAACTCCTTCTGGACCATATAGGGACCATTTATTAGGATATTGGAGAGCAAGTTTGGAATCACTAGAgaatatactatttttaaagTATGAAGATTTGAAGAATGAAACTGAACATTGGGTAAAGAAAATAGCTCAGTTCATGGGTCCTCCTTTCTCCTTGGAGGAGGAAGATAAAGGTGTGGTGCAAAAGATTATACACCTATATAGTTTTGAGAACATGTCTAGTTTGGAAGTGAATAAAAATGGAATGGTAAAGTTGGAGTTTGGACTCACAAAAGATGGAGTCAACATGTATGAGttcaaaaataattcattttttaagaATGGTAAGGTTGGAGATTGGAGTAATCATCTCACATCTGAAATGGCTAGACGACTCAATCAAATAACTAAGCAAATGCTAACTAGTTCTGGTTTGACATTGAACATCACACCTAGTGGAAGAGCTGAGAATCTACACCACTTTCATGGCTTCCATCAAAATGGTTGT CATTCAAGAAACGAGGCTCTTGCACTTGCAATTGATAGAGTCCCTGATAGTGAGATCGATGAGGCAACTGCTGCTGGTGCTGGAGAATTTGGATTATCAAAATCTAGTAGTGCTTAG